From one Catharus ustulatus isolate bCatUst1 chromosome 1, bCatUst1.pri.v2, whole genome shotgun sequence genomic stretch:
- the AGR2 gene encoding anterior gradient protein 2 homolog — protein sequence MEKSFVSLFLLLIVISCALAKDAGKKDAKDTAAKPKLPQTLSRGWGDQLIWTQTYEEALFRAKHSQKPLMIIHHLEDCPHSQALKKVFAEHKDIQKLAEKFILLNLVYETTDKNLAPDGQYVPRVLFIDPSLTVRADITGRYSNRLYAYEPSDISLLYSNMQKALKLLKTEL from the exons ATGGAGAAGAGTTTCGTGTCCTTGTTCTTGCTGCTCATCGTCATCTCCTGTGCTCTGGCCAAGGATGCGGGCAAGAAGGATGCAAAGGACACTGCGGCTAAGCCAAAACTGCCTCAGACACTCTCCAGAg gctggggagaCCAGCTCATCTGGACGCAGACCTACGAGGAGGCGCTTTTCCGAGCCAAGCACAG CCAGAAACCCCTGATGATCATCCACCACTTGGAAGACTGCCCACACAGCCAAG CCCTCAAGAAGGTCTTTGCTGAACACAAAGATATACAGAAGCTGGCTGAAAAATTCATTCTGCTGAACCTTGTG TATGAAACCACAGACAAGAATCTTGCACCTGACGGCCAGTACGTCCCTCGGGTTTTGTTCATAG ATCCTTCCCTGACTGTGAGAGCAGATATTACTGGAAGATACTCAAACCGTCTCTACGCATATGAGCCCTCTGACATTTCATTGT TGTATTCAAATATGCAGAAAGCGCTGAAGCTCCTGAAGACTGAACTgtaa